A portion of the Branchiostoma floridae strain S238N-H82 unplaced genomic scaffold, Bfl_VNyyK Sc7u5tJ_1456, whole genome shotgun sequence genome contains these proteins:
- the LOC118407758 gene encoding lachesin-like: protein MWKFVLPFVALLATFSDGQTINKEVGSFQQFECDVNFPSTYLLNWMRGDEIVIRYLSANDAITATSANFTGRVSIIGAQRTLGITSLRITDAGQFFCSVHDLATVNDETNSARQTLFVYTRPTVTLPYSEYVVDAGGDVTFTCTVTSYPSSNVTWEHPDGTRSTGDVLRLRNATSQSQGQYRCSADNGFGTGMQYVNLVVRGGNISS, encoded by the exons ATGGACAGACCATCAACAAAGAAGTCGGCTCCTTCCAACAGTTTGAATGTGACGTCAACTTCCCATCTACGTACCTACTAAACTGGATGCGTGGAGATGAGATCGTCATACGGTACCTGTCTGCTAATGACGCCATCACGGCGACGTCAGCAAACTTTACTGGACGTGTGTCCATAATAGGGGCGCAGAGGACGCTGGGTATTACGTCACTGAGGATAACCGACGCAGGACAGTTCTTCTGTAGTGTGCACGATCTGGCGACGGTGAACGATGAAACCAACTCTGCAAGACAAACTCTGTTTGTGTACA CTCGCCCCACAGTGACACTACCTTATTCGGAATATGTCGTCGACGCCGGAGGTGACGTCACATTCACGTGCACAGTCACGAGTTACCCATCATCCAATGTGACCTGGGAACATCCGGATGGAACCAGGTCTACTGGAGACGTACTACGCCTGCGCAATGCGACGTCACAGAGTCAAGGACAGTACCGCTGTTCTGCTGATAATGGATTCGGAACTGGCATGCAGTATGTCAACCTTGTCGTGCGAGGTGGGAATATCTCTAGTTGA
- the LOC118407759 gene encoding uncharacterized protein LOC118407759 — protein sequence MAAVIFFMKSKKKQDPEKPVVTASPVKEKAVDDWDLTSTRRPENGVNGNGHIARPAAEGKPADPYFYTEAPPRDSRDTYYTQPSRQPRPGDPYWTPSPPPSQSGWSSPPQSPSHNQGDLDYVHMTLQHAPAGSRRPIVGMVYDA from the exons ATGGCGGCAGTCATCTTCTTCATGAAGTCCAAGAAGAAACAAGACCCGGAGAAACCCGTCG TGACCGCCTCACCTGTTAAAGAGAAAGCGGTCGACGACTGGGATTTGACCTCTACCAG ACGCCCAGAGAATGGCGTTAACGGCAATGGCCACATCGCCAGACCCGCTGCTGAGGGGAAGCCTGCAGACCCGTACTTCTACACAGAAGCGCCCCCTAGAGACTCTAGGGATACTTACTACACCCAACCGAGCAGACAGCCACGCCCCGGTGATCCGTACTGGActccctcccctcccccctctcAGTCGGGATGGTCTAGCCCACCGCAAAGCCCTTCG CATAACCAAGGTGACCTTGACTACGTCCACATGACCTTGCAGCACGCCCCGGCAGGCAGCAGGCGGCCAATCGTCGGCATGGTGTATGACGCATGa